The Bombus terrestris chromosome 9, iyBomTerr1.2, whole genome shotgun sequence genome contains a region encoding:
- the LOC100643852 gene encoding protocadherin-like wing polarity protein stan, which yields MKHNILKILPILFCTLHLHTGQLIRDARCFLENGATAAHLFVSEDLPVGDTVGVLGVLGDPGPQGDIELRLQEHDSPVTFSAYSKNLTLIRPLDKEGIDGPASVYVNVICERKHTLDPGFVIPVNIRVTDANDNAPQFVNAPYVLNISEVTVVGTRVLQGVRAVDADQPGPFSTVQYAVLPGPHSDYFVFVNALEGTLVLRKPLDYETLANFSVDIRAQDQGNPPKSSTTTLYVNVIDADDQNPAFQNDQYKILIPRNIKTRRILKVDPAPIKAVDQDVGINAPVQYTIQGGILPFLTLNPETAEVAITRPLYEHELLSPATIVAKATQIDNPDKYALSTIVVSRESDWNVEPTAGGRLPVRFIRKDHQTSIPENTPPGSVLLTTGVNKVDSNLRFWLVGAIEDLERFSITNSGELILKGTLDYERRVQHSFLVRVTDGHHNDTSRVNVSVEDVNEWEPRFRHPRYEFHAATLREGSIVGKLEAADGDRDDKVSLSLRGPDARSFEIRDNGELILRSATTINGTLARLVAVASDSGRPPRSSMIPVIVHIPNSGSLPIAARAAPAWLGSSVLLVAVFGAVLGLLGVIILVLILYIYKNKRPKASGSVSSVGTGYREKSPVPSALSPTPQVLGANMLQDALEVPRRGNRIENARNIDENDEEADTGDDLEEDDHVDQEIVDDSNNSESREVKNDNNDVENPVFAARNYNATIKSVTSARQLPLYARHKVAPAPNPPGLSATSNIPNIGGLVQNMNDLSLKTNLNADSCKSSNYSGDLPDSLVPAWPACSVSQRVKKLSWDDDDRTVDSVEVAAETMSRNSQVGNERLNLTVYF from the exons ATGAAACACAACATTCTGAAGATCCTACCTATCCTCTTTTGCACGTTGCATTTACACACCGGACAAT tgATCCGTGATGCGAGATGTTTTCTGGAAAACGGTGCCACCGCCGCACATCTCTTCGTCAGCGAAGATTTGCCGGTCGGTGACACCGTGGGTGTACTCGGAGTGCTGGGTGATCCTGGACCACAGGGTGACATCGAACTCAGACTCCAGGAGCACGATAGTCCAGTAACGTTCTCAGCGTATTCGAAGAATCTAACTCTTATCAGGCCACTAGATAAAGAAGGCATCGATGGACCTGCCAGCGTTTACGTGAACGTAATTTGCGAACGGAAACATACATTAGATCCT GGTTTCGTGATACCAGTCAATATTCGCGTGACTGATGCCAATGATAATGCGCCTCAATTTGTAAATGCGCCTTACGTTCTAAATATCTCTGAG GTCACGGTAGTTGGTACGAGAGTTCTTCAAGGTGTGAGAGCCGTGGATGCTGATCAACCAGGGCCATTTTCTACTGTACAGTATGCCGTTTTGCCTGGACCTCATtcg GATTACTTCGTGTTCGTGAATGCTTTAGAAGGCACCCTAGTTCTAAGGAAACCGCTAGATTATGAAACTCTTGCCAATTTTTCCGTCGATATCCGTGCACAG GACCAGGGTAATCCGCCCAAATCATCAACTACAACCCTCTATGTTAATGTTATCGACGCAGATGACCAAAATCCTGCCTTCCAAAATGACCAATACAAAATTCTCATCCCTCGAAATATTAAAACG AGAAGGATACTGAAAGTTGATCCAGCGCCAATAAAAGCGGTAGATCAGGATGTAGGAATTAATGCTCCGGTTCAGTATACGATTCAAGGAGGAATTCTACCGTTCCTCACACTGAATCCGGAAACAGCTGAAGTCGCCATAACACGACCATTATACGAGCATGAACTTTTATCACCAGCAACTATCGTGGCGAAG GCTACGCAGATAGACAATCCAGATAAATATGCTCTTTCCACTATAGTCGTTTCTCGAGAATCGGATTGGAACGTGGAACCCACTGCTG GTGGCAGATTACCAGTGAGATTCATACGAAAGGATCATCAAACTAGTATTCCAGAAAACACCCCTCCAGGAAGCGTTTTATTAACGACAGGAGTGAATAAAGTAGATTCA AATTTAAGATTCTGGCTTGTGGGAGCGATTGAAGATCTGGAAAGATTCTCCATCACTAATTCCGGTGAATTGATTTTAAAAGGCACTCTCGATTACGAGAGGAGGGTCCAGCATAGTTTTTTGGTTCGTGTCACTGACGGCCATCAT AACGACACCTCACGCGTCAATGTTTCTGTTGAGGATGTAAATGAATGGGAACCCAGGTTTCGTCATCCCAGGTACGAATTTCACGCCGCAACTTTGAGAGAAGGATCCATCGTCG GAAAATTGGAAGCTGCTGATGGTGATAGAGACGACAAAGTTAGTCTATCTCTTAGAGGTCCAGATGCAAG GTCCTTCGAGATACGTGATAATGGAGAATTAATTCTCAGATCAGCAACAACCATTAATGGTACTTTGGCCAGGTTAGTGGCTGTTGCCTCTGATTCTGGTCGTCCCCCCAG GTCTAGTATGATCCCAGTGATCGTGCACATACCAAATAGTGGCTCGTTGCCAATTGCTGCGAGAGCTGCACCTGCTTGGTTGGGCAGCAGTGTTCTCCTGGTTGCTGTTTTTGGCGCTGTCTTGGGTCTACTTGGTGTTATAATACTTGTTttaattttgtacatatataaaaa TAAAAGGCCAAAAGCCAGTGGCTCAGTAAGTTCAGTAGGAACTGGCTACAGAGAAAAATCGCCAGTTCCCTCTGCTCTGAGCCCGACTCCTCAAGTACTCGGAGCAAATATGCTTCAAGATGCCTTGGAAGTACCTCGAAGAGGAAATCGAATCGAGAACGCGCGCAATATCGATGAAAACGACGAAGAGGCTGATACTGGAGACGACCTAGAGGAAGATGATCATGTTGATCAAGAGATCGTAGACGACAGTAACAATAGTGAATCTCGAGAAGTCAAGAATGATAACAATGACGTCGAGAATCCGGTTTTTGCAGCGAGGAACTACAATGCCACTATTAAAA GTGTAACATCGGCTAGGCAACTGCCTCTTTACGCAAGACATAAGGTGGCCCCAGCTCCAAATCCTCCAGGTTTATCAGCAACGTCCAACATACCCAATATAGGCGGTTTAGTTCAGAACATGAACGACTTAAGTTTAAAAACTAATCTAAATGCTGACTCTTGCAAATCTTCCAATTATTCCGGAGATCTCCCAGATTCTTTGGTACCTGCGTGGCCAGCTTGCTCCGTTTCACAGAGAGTCAAAAAATTATCGTGGGACGATGACGATAGG aCAGTGGATAGCGTAGAAGTTGCGGCAGAAACAATGTCCAGAAACAGTCAGGTCGGAAACGAACGACTTAATCTCACCGTGTATTTTTAA
- the LOC100643976 gene encoding inactive ubiquitin carboxyl-terminal hydrolase MINDY-4B isoform X1, protein MEETEEIEESTNSCSTSTSSSATTVRGKKHCTEMRSEKPVYLRQKEKIIYPRSTRTLVKTAVIGGKPIEEKTCMTLRTLVFGSCASPPRPEWARTGFTLRPYGQSLAFGLRAPRNTTRGLVTVVQATMLKHFLFKCNRQDTHANPESMLKPSYDRQIDVLTLTIAEIIWRCAGGFAVQSTGYSPNQSVTGNANAPRAVVALPQETPYVQHSVQYFQDGLTETLHLFEFDSLGDLEIFIKRYLYLFQDEGGPGAKLLLYSAVLSRGLSKIQADLEDPKGSILSGCPEEGPISVVILSLTGRASPHLHNGVLHVGDENTYAIPQWGVLVRSEVGFLVHEGDGQLNKQPGSRLKTPNLPIWVTLCHGHHGVLFNTNRELLRNYHAERRFEIQYFTCGGSHAILTVDTRSNSGNDSEFEGPSKECMDIAATPLEKLIRSKWQDACIQWNGTPLM, encoded by the exons ATGGAGGAAACAGAGGAAATCGAGGAGAGTACCAACTCGTGTTCGACGTCCACGTCGTCCTCGGCGACGACGGTGCGTGGCAAGAAACACTGTACGGAAATGCGATCTGAGAAACCAGTGTACCTTCGACAGAAAG AGAAGATCATTTATCCGAGGAGCACTAGGACGTTGGTCAAGACTGCTGTGATTGGAGGAAAACCTATCGAGGAGAAGACTTGCATG ACTCTGAGAACGTTGGTTTTCGGAAGTTGTGCCAGTCCACCGAGACCGGAATGGGCAAGAACCGGATTCACCCTGCGACCTTACGGACAAAGCTTGGCATTTGGATTACGAGCACCGAGAAATACGACCAGGGGTCTCGTAACTGTTGTGCAGGCCACAATGCTCAAGCATTTCCTGTTTAAATGTAATAGACAAGACACTCATGCTAATCCAGAAAG CATGCTGAAGCCATCGTACGATAGACAGATCGATGTCTTGACATTGACGATAGCAGAGATCATTTGGCGTTGCGCCGGTGGATTCGCCGTGCAAAGTACTGGTTATTCGCCAAATCAGAGTGTCACGGGAAACGCAAATGCGCCCAGGGCCGTGGTAGCTTTGCCGCAAGAGACGCCCTATGTGCAACATAGCGTGCAATACTTCCAGGATGGTCTCACGGAGACC cTGCACCTGTTCGAGTTTGATTCTTTGGGAGACTTggagatatttattaaaagatatttatatttg TTTCAAGACGAGGGTGGCCCTGGTGCTAAATTATTATTGTACAGCGCTGTGCTTTCCAGAGGACTTTCTAA GATACAAGCCGATTTAGAAGATCCAAAAGGCTCGATACTAAGCGGTTGTCCAGAGGAAGGCCCCATAAGCGTTGTAATTCTCTCATTAACTGGTCGTGCTTCGCCTCATCTGCATAATGGGGTGCTACACGTTGGGGATGAAAACACATAC GCTATACCACAATGGGGTGTCCTTGTGAGGAGCGAAGTAGGATTTCTGGTGCACGAGGGTGATGGACAATTGAACAAACAACCAGGTTCTCGTTTGAAAACCCCGAATTTGCCAATTTGGGTTACTCTGTGTCATGGTCACCACGGTGTCTTGTTCAATACCAATCGGGAATTACTTAGAAATTATCACGCTGAACGACG TTTCGAGATTCAATACTTCACATGCGGCGGCAGCCACGCCATTTTGACCGTGGACACCAGGTCGAATTCCGGAAATGATTCAGAGTTCGAGGGCCCAAGCAAAGAATGCATGGACATTGCTGCAACACCCTTGGAGAAACTCATTCGTTCCAA ATGGCAAGATGCTTGCATACAGTGGAATGGAACACCCTTAATGTGA
- the LOC100644211 gene encoding protein KRI1 homolog has product MITLFNGNNSDSDEELKINTDYAKNYNNWRQKEELNKLKTKYGDVNDDTNLDESSDSESSSEKEEENELTQQFDKDFYKTLALLKNKDPKIYNQNVTFFDDTNKAQEEYIEKKKQKTKKEKAIFLRDYERNIIVEREGKFSDSEDESIPKKDKSETKQITYAQEQKELKESFKGALHDEEEEDDLLKPKTKSESEKAKEEADYKEWLKGQRTNINENEQQVLKPLRDFWSSSNLDANEKFLRDYVLNDKYLDKNTGSDDDEYDDEGRNYVIHDSDENLSEDEKNIEKQEEFELKYNFRFEEPDQEFIKRYPRSMENSLRRKDTRRAEKRAEVKKRKEDEKLRKQEELKQLKALKRKEIEEKIEKLKEITGNDDIQFNDIDLEGDFDPAKYDQKMNQIFNDDYYAVPEGNAKPEFQDIDEELGIEDTWDNYDPNTENLADDNGYEGPHCEDPEFNMDADYNPLKRVQEEMEMDSKRRKRRRRSKFAELIAKEKPKFDPQQHKSYEEYFDKYYSLDYEDMIGDIPCRFKYREVVPNDYGLSIEEILVADDKELNKWCSLKKALQYRPEHAELNDVQMYKQKAKNEALKRKILTSLYKQAEDDEEEDKKEISTTTTVNESTETKKKRRKKKKKIQDDQNDSATVEINHETSKYNKQPNESDEKMKNNVNVTQEKSKKHAKCEKRKSEEQREQPKKKKLKINKLEESINSTENKILEEEKTTGEPIDKEFSSKKKVSDQNHNESNVKHSKKTKLKEKMTKKKLDKKKKKNGTKDGEISDIASLNPERLKVYGINPKKLKNKLKYGKKKQ; this is encoded by the exons ATGATTACTTTATTTAACGGTAATAATTCTGATTCTgatgaagaattaaaaataaatacagattATGCTAAAAACTATAACAATTGGCGGCAGAAGGAAGAATTAAATAAGT TAAAAACAAAATACGGAGACGTTAATGACGATACAAACTTAGATGAAAGTTCTGACAGTGAGAGTTCTtctgaaaaagaagaagaaaat gAGCTGACAcagcaatttgataaagatttTTATAAGACACTAGCCCTTCTAAAAAATAAAGACCCAAAAATTTATAACCAAAATGTAACATTTTTTGATGATACTAATAAGGCACAGGAAGAATATATTgaaaagaagaagcaaaaaactaaaaaagaaaaagctatTTTTCTAAGAGATTATGAAAGGAACATCATCGTGGAAAGGGAAGGGAAATTTAGCGACAGTGAGGATGAAAGTATACCGAAAAAAGATAAATCAGAAACTAAACAGATCACATATGCACAAGAgcaaaaagaattaaaagaaagTTTCAAAGGTGCATTGCACGATGAGGAAGAGGAAGATGATTTGCTAAAACCAAAAACCAAATCTGAAAGTGAAAAAGCAAAA GAAGAGGCAGATTACAAGGAATGGTTGAAAGGACAAAGgacaaatataaatgaaaatgagCAGCAGGTACTTAAACCTCTGCGTGATTTTTGGTCTAGCTCTAATTTAGATGCTAATGAGAAATTCTTAAGGGATTATGTGCTTAATGATAAATATCTAGATAAAAATACAGGATCGGATGACGATGAATATGACGATGAAGGTAGAAACTACGTAATTCACGACAGTGATGAGAATTTGTCAGAAGATGAGAAAAACATCGAAAAGCAAGAAGAATTTGagcttaaatataattttagattTGAAGAACCTGATCAGGAATTTATTAAACGATATCCGCGTAGCATGGAGAATTCTTTAAGAAGGAAAGATACTCGTAGAGCCGAAAAGAGAGCAGaggtaaaaaagagaaaagaagatgaGAAATTAAGGAAACAAGAGGAACTTAAGCAGTTGAAAGcattaaagagaaaagaaatcgaagaaaaaatagaaaaattgaagGAAATTACAGGGAATGACGATATTCAATTTAATGACATTGATTTGGAGGGTGATTTTGATCCTGCCAAATATGATCAAAAAATgaatcaaatttttaatgaCGATTACTATGCAGTTCCCGAGGGGAATGCTAAACCCGAGTTTCAAGATATTGATGAGGAACTAGGAATTGAGGATACCTGGGATAATTATGATCCAAATACAGAAAATTTGGCAGATGATAATGGATATGAAGGACCGCATTGCGAGGATCCAGAATTTAAT ATGGATGCGGATTATAATCCATTGAAAAGAGTTCAGGAAGAAATGGAAATGGAttctaaaagaagaaaacgtaGACGGAGGTCTAAGTTTGCAGAACTCATAGCAAAAGAAAAGCCGAAATTTGATCCTCAACAACATAAATCTTATGAAGAATATTTTGATAAGTATTACTCATTGGATTACGAAGATATGATTGGTGACATACCATGTAGATTTAAATACAGAGAAGTTGTGCCAAACGATTATGGTTTGAGCATAGAAGAG ATATTGGTGGCCGATGATAAAGAATTGAATAAATGGTGTTCCTTGAAGAAAGCTCTTCAGTACAGACCAGAGCATGCTGAACTAAATGACGTCCAAATGTATAAACAGAAAGCCAAGAATGAGGCActtaaaagaaagatacttacAAGTTTATACAA GCAAGCCGAGGATGACGAAGAGGAAGACAAAAAGGAGATCTCAACTACTACCACCGTTAATGAAAGCacagaaacaaaaaagaagcgacgaaagaagaagaaaaagatacaaGACGATCAGAACGATTCAGCCACTGTCGAGATTAATCACGAAACATCTAAATATAACAAACAACCTAACGAAAGCgatgaaaagatgaaaaataacgtTAATGTAACACAAGAAAAATCAAAGAAACATGCGAAATGTGAAAAGCGTAAGTCAGAGGAACAGCGTGAGCAGCCAAAGAAAAAGAAGCTAAAGATTAATAAGTTGGAAGAATCTATAAATTCCAccgaaaataaaattctcgaaGAAGAAAAAACTACAGGCGAACCTATCGATAAAGAATTTTCATCTAAAAAGAAAGTTAGTGATCAAAATCACAACGAGTCAAACGTCAAACAttcaaagaaaacaaaattaaagGAGAAGATGACGAAGAAGAAGCTcgacaaaaagaagaagaagaatgggACAAAGGACGGAGAAATTAGTGACATTGCTTCATTAAATCCGGAAAGGTTAAAGGTATATGGGATAAATCCaaagaaactgaaaaacaaattgaaatacggAAAGAAGAAACAATAA
- the LOC100643736 gene encoding oxidized low-density lipoprotein receptor 1, with translation MKHKMSLNLFLLMIFQLCLGIEIPGDLYSISALNSSNVSIIKPPELWSEILENWTISDSKLTRMSKVMKLGDKSLTITSKISTPNKREVSETDLYLLGAIEKLVYRVDFLESRLRRAEELLYYVISGNINKKEPCPTNYTKIGQNCYHFSNRDFDWKSSASLCRGMGGYLLEFDTEDEKRDVLAGLQTNSKLKGKTFWTGGLNPGLLWIWASSAKPVYQNTKQTVPGDGRCLKLSYNTTSRLYSYQSDDCGARHRYACKLSKDDESANKIERTARMLMNE, from the exons ATGAAGCATAAAATGTCTCTTAATCTGTTTCTCCTTATGATTTTCCAACTGTGCCTCGGTATAGAAATTCCAG GCGATCTGTACTCGATATCTGCTCTAAATTCGTCTAATGTTTCGATAATCAAGCCACCAGAACTATGGAGCGAGATTCTAGAAAATTGGACTATTTCTGATTCGAAATTAACAAGGATGTCAAAGGTGATGAAACTAGGAGATAAGAGCCTAACTATAACAAGTAAAATATCGACGCCAAACAAACGAGAAGTCTCTGAAACCGACCTCTATCTACttg GTGCGATAGAGAAGCTCGTCTATAGAGTGGACTTTCTAGAAAGTCGTCTCAGAAGAGCGGAAGAACTCCTGTATTATGTGATTTCCggaaacatcaataaaaaag AGCCCTGCCCTACTAATTATACCAAAATTGGTCAAAATTGCTATCACTTTAGTAATCGTGATTTTGACTGGAAGTCATCAGCCAGTCTTTGCCGAGGAATGGGCGGCTATCTGTTGGAATTCGACACGGAAGACGAAAAGCGCGATGTGTTAGCTGGCTTGCAAAcaaattctaaattaaaagGCAAAACCTTTTGGACAGGGGGATTGAATCCAGGTCTTCTTTGGATTTGGGCTAGTAGTGCAAAACCAGTTTACCAAAATACTAAACAAACTGTCCCTGGTGATGGCAG GTGTTTAAAATTATCTTACAATACAACGTCTAGATTATACTCTTATCAAAGTGATGATTGCGGCGCTAGACACAGATACGCTTGTAAATTATCAAAAGACGATGAATCAGCAAACAAAATTGAGAGGACCGCAAGAATGTTAATGAACGAATAG
- the LOC100644094 gene encoding DNA/RNA-binding protein KIN17 — protein MGKHEVGTPKYIANKIKAKGLQKLRWYCQMCQKQCRDENGFKCHTMSESHHRQLLLFADNASRYMDQFSKEFSHGYLNLLKRQFGTRRVPANRVYQEYISDRGHIHMNATIWLTLTAFVKWLGRTGQCVVDETEKGWYVSYIDRDPETLAAQERKAKKQKMDKDDEERMMEFVEKQVEKGQQESNGQSETVKEPLTRVDNDTPLVLNMKINKKPKLLPIIKIEKPDKGSTSTESVSMISNIKSEESSKNYMDKETRSIKSEKHTSKYSKDEDSREGWLREGLMVKVITKTLGNKYYKSKGIVQSVEKSNFVGKVKLKSPEEVENHVIKLDQEYLETVIPAFGKQVMILWGKYKGMTGVVYKLHIESYSIDVKLEKDDIIVKNLPYEQICKYMI, from the exons ATGGGTAAACACGAAGTGGGAACGCCTAAGTACATTGCCAACAAAATTAAGGCAAAAGGCTTGCAAAAATTGAGATGGTATTGCCAAATGTGTCAGAAACAGTGCAGAGACGAAAATGGATTCAAGTGTCATACCATGTCAGAATCTCATCACAGACAGTTATTACTATTTGCTGACAATGCATCCCGGTATATGGATCAATTCTCAAAAGAATTTTCTCATGGTTACTTAAACTTGTTGAAAAGACAATTTGGTACCAGACGTGTACCAGCTAATCGAGTTTATCAAGAATATATCTCAGATAGAGGACATATACATATGAATGCTACAATCTGGCTTACGTTAACTGCATTTGTTAAATGGCTTGGACGTACTGGCCAATGTGTTGTTGACGAAACAGAAAAAG GTTGGTATGTATCATATATCGACAGAGATCCAGAAACATTAGCAGCTCAAGAAAGGAAAGCTAAAAAGCAAAAAATGGATAAAGATGACGAGGAAAGGATGATGGAGTTTGTAGAAAAACAAGTAGAAAAGGGTCAACAAGAAAGTAACGGACAATCTGAAACTGTTAAAGAGCCGTTAACACGAGTTGACAACGATACACCTCTAGTTCTtaacatgaaaataaataaaaagccaAAACTGCTTcctattataaaaatagaaaaaccaGATAAAGGTTCAACTAGTACTGAATCAGTCTCTatgatttcaaatataaaatccgaggaatcaagtaaaaattatatGGACAAAGAAACAAGATCAATAAAATCAGAAAAACATACATCTAAATATAGCAAAGATGAAGATAGTAGAGAGGGATGGTTAAGAGAAGGTTTGATGGTGAAAGTAATTACTAAAACTCTTGGAAACAAATATTACAAGTCTAAAGGAATAGTTCAATCTGTTGAAAAATCCAACTTTGTTGGAAAAGTCAAATTGAAATCACCTGAAGAAGTCGAGAATCACGTTATAAAATTGGATCAGGAATATCTAGAAACCGTAATACCCGCTTTTGGAAAGCAAGTCATGATTCTTTGGGGAAAATACAAAGGCATGACAGGTGTGGTATACAAACTTCACATAGAAAGTTACAGTATTGACGTAAAATTAGAAAAGGATGAcattattgtaaaaaatttacCGTATGAacaaatttgcaaatatatGATATGA
- the LOC100651886 gene encoding putative gustatory receptor 28b: MFKPKTLRQTIVPSLVMNFLFGMGISDVFSKKPSKLIEYAYTLCVLILIDVVGILMIPYFNKYYIISMLSLSRIAFKLLIYANLWTLSTLIIASRLNAQKLRALIALIESNDEAMEKIGLPRMYRTLFMYQIKEFVFYGFITVVFVAITSKWHFATSAPTIMKLCLSFVAHVPFIVIYVSSATFGFWVTCLRLKLHQLNQLLHSMLATMTPESSLYKRFLQMKNDFEDNKFWSFRNDQGSHGNTNKIRSIKQMHLEIIKIVKVVNDTFGMQILLLMTTSVIFTITFLYILYRIIWLDLTMDELVKELVSVICWFLVYASQILYVNHVCAKTNLEVTIMGDVICDLYEPSTSNEFRAEIRNFTLQLIQNPVVFTAHGYFNLDHTFIQAVIGTITTYLIIMIQVGDLTKSRTKTLNNESNSILF; the protein is encoded by the exons ATGTTCAAACCGAAAACTCTCAGGCAAACCATAGTGCCGTCGTTGGTGATGAATTTTCTTTTCGGGATGGGCATCAGTGACGTTTTTAGCAAAAAACCATCGAAACTGATAGAGTACGCGTACACACTGTGTGTTTTGATACTGATTGATGTCGTTGGTATATTAATGATAccttatttcaataaatattatataattagtaTGCTCAGCTTAAGTCGAATCGCGTTCAAATTACTGATTTATGCGAATCTTTGGACATTAAGCACGTTGATCATCGCCAGCAGATTAAATGCGCAG AAATTACGTGCTTTGATCGCACTTATAGAATCGAACGATGAAGCAATGGAAAAAATAGGATTGCCACGAATGTATCGTACGCTGTTCATGTATCAGATAAAGGAATTCGTTTTTTACGGATTTATCACAGTCGTTTTCGTCGCAATCACTTCCAAATGGCATTTTGCAACATCCGCGCCAACGATAATGAAACTGTGCCTTTCCTTCGTAGCCCACGTTCCATTCATAGTCATCTACGTTTCCAGCGCTACCTTCGGCTTTTGGGTCAC GTGCTTGAGGTTGAAGCTTCACCAACTGAATCAATTGCTTCATAGTATGTTGGCCACGATGACACCGGAATCGTCATTGTATAAAAGATTTCTACAGATGAAGAACGATTTCGAGGACAATAAATTCTGGTCGTTTAGGAATGATCAAGGGAGCCATGGAAACACGAACAAGATAAGATCAATAAA GCAAATGCATCTAGAGATAATCAAGATCGTGAAAGTGGTGAATGACACGTTCGGCATGCAGATTCTGTTGCTGATGACCACATCGGTTATCTTCACCATTACTTTCCTCTACATATTGTACAGAATTATATGGCTGGATCTGACCATGGATGAACTTGTAAAAGAACTGGTCTCCGTGATTTGCTGGTTCTTGGTTTACGCGTCGCAAATCTTGTATGTGAATCACGTTTGTGCTAAAACGAACTTAGAG GTAACAATTATGGGCGATGTTATTTGCGACCTGTACGAACCATCCACCAGCAACGAATTTCGAGCAGAG ATTCGAAATTTCACCCTACAGCTGATACAAAATCCGGTGGTATTCACAGCTCATGGATATTTCAACCTGGATCACACGTTTATTCAAGCA GTCATTGGAACGATTACCACATATCTGATAATTATGATTCAAGTGGGCGATTTGACAAAGTCACGAACGAAAACTCTGAACAACGAATCCAATTCGATTTTATTCTAA
- the LOC100643976 gene encoding inactive ubiquitin carboxyl-terminal hydrolase MINDY-4B isoform X2 → MLLSVRAARCAALMGEPDELYPEKIIYPRSTRTLVKTAVIGGKPIEEKTCMTLRTLVFGSCASPPRPEWARTGFTLRPYGQSLAFGLRAPRNTTRGLVTVVQATMLKHFLFKCNRQDTHANPESMLKPSYDRQIDVLTLTIAEIIWRCAGGFAVQSTGYSPNQSVTGNANAPRAVVALPQETPYVQHSVQYFQDGLTETLHLFEFDSLGDLEIFIKRYLYLFQDEGGPGAKLLLYSAVLSRGLSKIQADLEDPKGSILSGCPEEGPISVVILSLTGRASPHLHNGVLHVGDENTYAIPQWGVLVRSEVGFLVHEGDGQLNKQPGSRLKTPNLPIWVTLCHGHHGVLFNTNRELLRNYHAERRFEIQYFTCGGSHAILTVDTRSNSGNDSEFEGPSKECMDIAATPLEKLIRSKWQDACIQWNGTPLM, encoded by the exons atgttgctATCTGTTAGAGCAGCCAGGTGTGCGGCTCTGATGGGAGAGCCTGACGAACTGTATCCAG AGAAGATCATTTATCCGAGGAGCACTAGGACGTTGGTCAAGACTGCTGTGATTGGAGGAAAACCTATCGAGGAGAAGACTTGCATG ACTCTGAGAACGTTGGTTTTCGGAAGTTGTGCCAGTCCACCGAGACCGGAATGGGCAAGAACCGGATTCACCCTGCGACCTTACGGACAAAGCTTGGCATTTGGATTACGAGCACCGAGAAATACGACCAGGGGTCTCGTAACTGTTGTGCAGGCCACAATGCTCAAGCATTTCCTGTTTAAATGTAATAGACAAGACACTCATGCTAATCCAGAAAG CATGCTGAAGCCATCGTACGATAGACAGATCGATGTCTTGACATTGACGATAGCAGAGATCATTTGGCGTTGCGCCGGTGGATTCGCCGTGCAAAGTACTGGTTATTCGCCAAATCAGAGTGTCACGGGAAACGCAAATGCGCCCAGGGCCGTGGTAGCTTTGCCGCAAGAGACGCCCTATGTGCAACATAGCGTGCAATACTTCCAGGATGGTCTCACGGAGACC cTGCACCTGTTCGAGTTTGATTCTTTGGGAGACTTggagatatttattaaaagatatttatatttg TTTCAAGACGAGGGTGGCCCTGGTGCTAAATTATTATTGTACAGCGCTGTGCTTTCCAGAGGACTTTCTAA GATACAAGCCGATTTAGAAGATCCAAAAGGCTCGATACTAAGCGGTTGTCCAGAGGAAGGCCCCATAAGCGTTGTAATTCTCTCATTAACTGGTCGTGCTTCGCCTCATCTGCATAATGGGGTGCTACACGTTGGGGATGAAAACACATAC GCTATACCACAATGGGGTGTCCTTGTGAGGAGCGAAGTAGGATTTCTGGTGCACGAGGGTGATGGACAATTGAACAAACAACCAGGTTCTCGTTTGAAAACCCCGAATTTGCCAATTTGGGTTACTCTGTGTCATGGTCACCACGGTGTCTTGTTCAATACCAATCGGGAATTACTTAGAAATTATCACGCTGAACGACG TTTCGAGATTCAATACTTCACATGCGGCGGCAGCCACGCCATTTTGACCGTGGACACCAGGTCGAATTCCGGAAATGATTCAGAGTTCGAGGGCCCAAGCAAAGAATGCATGGACATTGCTGCAACACCCTTGGAGAAACTCATTCGTTCCAA ATGGCAAGATGCTTGCATACAGTGGAATGGAACACCCTTAATGTGA